One genomic window of Candidatus Pseudobacter hemicellulosilyticus includes the following:
- a CDS encoding TlpA disulfide reductase family protein — protein MIRQMLTGAAMLLLTAPALQAQSKMNFRIYPQLVKQGDTMLIVYDPTGTELEGLAPVTGVATLYRNFNWETVELPMQMTDSGWISRYVAPPHTALISCRFSAGNKTDKGFRTNYGWMLMDSTGQKQEPGAYASWGLLRTKALRREMPNTVADSSVIEDFVGCFWLEKEVGRYPYLRNRYVYDYLRLLKASKKEKADTIIRMETARTLAQPDLSEEALSEVYWTYKDLLGERKKADSIAAIILQRFPKGQFAWDMAVYSNFTNFKADKDSAWKAFARQFPPAAHRFDNTEIARMYYPKMFRSVIYEDIHKSEHPSTRVLEAMLPHAPLLVLMDLYPHLVDFRLNDTHGKPVTAADVMPFSNLLIAEIEKGSTITAWPEARFYTAREWKEFMLQRFAGAYQTHASLLEQTGQPAEAKVWADKVNHLFRYRNATFNDIYTRILLKLGQEAAAYEYTIKSANENAVSLDMIAILKKQYVKKQGSEQGFDAYFEALKPKSQLEEQQAHIRASMIKKEIAPFLLESNKGGKVDLGKLKGKIVVLDFWATWCPPCKAAMPGMKLVSEKYKADKNVAFYFIATDETKPDYKAAIAKFLQEKNFDFNVLYDAKSPATGKLNDTFTRYGKTFGFSGIPLKMIIDADGKLRWYSVGYMGSTSALADEISYLIETLKAERS, from the coding sequence ATGATCAGACAAATGCTGACAGGGGCTGCTATGCTCCTGCTCACCGCACCTGCTTTGCAGGCGCAATCAAAAATGAACTTCCGCATATATCCGCAACTGGTAAAACAGGGCGATACCATGCTGATTGTCTATGATCCCACCGGTACTGAGCTGGAGGGACTGGCGCCGGTAACGGGCGTGGCTACCCTTTACCGGAATTTCAACTGGGAAACAGTAGAGCTGCCGATGCAGATGACAGACAGCGGCTGGATCAGCCGCTATGTGGCGCCCCCCCATACCGCCCTCATCAGTTGCCGATTCAGCGCCGGGAATAAAACGGACAAAGGTTTCCGCACCAACTATGGCTGGATGCTGATGGACAGCACCGGGCAAAAACAGGAACCAGGCGCTTATGCCTCCTGGGGTCTGCTCCGCACAAAAGCCCTGCGCCGGGAAATGCCCAATACCGTGGCAGACTCCAGCGTCATTGAAGATTTTGTAGGCTGCTTCTGGCTGGAGAAAGAAGTGGGCAGGTATCCTTACCTGCGCAACCGATATGTGTATGACTACCTGCGCCTGCTCAAGGCTTCCAAAAAAGAAAAGGCGGATACCATTATCCGGATGGAGACCGCCAGGACCCTGGCCCAGCCTGACCTGAGCGAAGAAGCACTGAGTGAAGTATACTGGACCTATAAAGACCTGCTGGGAGAAAGAAAGAAAGCGGATTCCATTGCCGCCATCATCCTACAAAGATTTCCCAAAGGACAGTTTGCCTGGGATATGGCCGTATACAGCAATTTCACCAATTTCAAGGCGGACAAGGACAGCGCCTGGAAGGCCTTTGCCCGTCAGTTCCCGCCTGCCGCACACCGGTTTGACAATACCGAGATCGCCAGAATGTATTATCCCAAAATGTTCCGCAGCGTCATTTATGAGGACATTCACAAAAGCGAACATCCCAGCACCCGGGTCCTGGAAGCCATGCTGCCCCATGCGCCGCTGCTGGTCCTGATGGACCTGTACCCGCACCTGGTGGACTTCCGGCTGAACGATACACATGGCAAACCGGTAACAGCCGCGGACGTGATGCCCTTCTCCAACCTGCTGATAGCGGAGATTGAAAAGGGGAGTACTATTACGGCCTGGCCCGAAGCCCGGTTCTATACCGCAAGGGAATGGAAAGAATTTATGCTGCAAAGATTCGCCGGCGCTTACCAGACCCATGCTTCTTTACTGGAGCAGACCGGTCAGCCGGCCGAAGCTAAGGTCTGGGCCGATAAGGTCAACCACCTGTTCCGCTACCGCAACGCCACCTTTAACGATATCTATACACGCATCCTGCTGAAGCTGGGCCAGGAAGCGGCAGCCTATGAGTATACCATCAAAAGCGCCAATGAGAACGCCGTATCCCTGGACATGATCGCTATCCTAAAAAAGCAGTATGTCAAAAAACAGGGGAGCGAGCAGGGCTTTGACGCCTATTTTGAAGCGCTGAAACCCAAAAGCCAGCTGGAAGAGCAGCAGGCGCATATCCGGGCTTCCATGATCAAAAAGGAGATTGCACCCTTCTTACTGGAAAGCAACAAAGGAGGTAAAGTAGACCTTGGTAAACTGAAGGGAAAAATTGTGGTGCTGGATTTCTGGGCTACCTGGTGTCCGCCCTGCAAAGCGGCCATGCCCGGCATGAAGCTGGTTTCCGAAAAATACAAAGCAGATAAGAACGTAGCTTTCTATTTTATTGCTACGGATGAAACCAAGCCTGATTACAAGGCCGCCATTGCAAAATTCCTGCAGGAGAAGAATTTTGATTTCAATGTTTTGTATGACGCCAAAAGTCCGGCGACGGGCAAGCTGAACGATACCTTTACCAGGTACGGCAAAACCTTCGGGTTCTCCGGTATCCCGCTGAAGATGATCATTGACGCCGATGGAAAACTGCGTTGGTATTCGGTTGGTTATATGGGCAGCACCAGCGCCCTGGCTGATGAGATCAGCTACCTGATAGAAACCCTGAAAGCAGAAAGATCCTGA
- a CDS encoding AraC family transcriptional regulator: MREPKMDIDAIKKAISYMETYPERRYTIPELAQIVGTSTTRFVLLFKEYTGTTVFAHLLTIRMKKAIRDLEQGRKPVSRIANEVSYRNVSSFIRAFKKYTGVTPQEWRNNYKS, translated from the coding sequence ATGAGGGAGCCAAAAATGGATATTGATGCAATTAAAAAGGCTATTAGTTATATGGAGACCTATCCGGAGCGAAGGTATACAATTCCGGAACTGGCCCAGATAGTTGGCACAAGTACTACGCGGTTTGTGCTCCTGTTCAAAGAATATACCGGCACAACAGTTTTTGCACACCTGCTCACCATCCGTATGAAGAAAGCGATCCGCGACCTGGAGCAAGGCCGTAAACCTGTTTCTCGTATAGCCAATGAAGTTAGTTACAGGAATGTGAGTTCGTTTATCCGTGCCTTTAAAAAATATACGGGCGTTACACCACAGGAATGGAGAAATAATTATAAGAGTTAA
- a CDS encoding calcineurin-like phosphoesterase C-terminal domain-containing protein translates to MKWMAFILAALPVMGTAQMVKGFVYQDQNGNGKKDKKEKGIEGVCVSNGQQIVQTDARGGYSLPLGNDNTIFVIKPAGYRLPQDARHFPLFYYTHKPQGSPAGLRYAGTAPTGPLPASVDLALIPYAEPDTFTAVVMGDPQTINETEMDYFSRGIMDELKGNHGAQFGITLGDLLGDRLHLYDAYKQAISKARIPWFNVMGNHDMNLDVKTDSLSDETYEAHFGPVNFAFNFGKAHFLLLDDILYPNPQTGKGYIGGFREDQWTFIENDLRLVRKDQLIVLAFHIPLDLHGGEWFREQDRVRLFGLLKDFPQVLVLSAHSHLQQQFLYTGKDGWERAQPLHEYNVAAACGDFYYGEPDAKGIPAATMRDGTPKGYALLKCSGNQYAIDYKAAGYPADYRMSINIPKVIPFQQRTSAMIFTNFFMGHKNDLVELSFDEGEWKKMVHVSQADPDYLALQYRWDVSDTLLAGRRPSMVVPSTHLWAAYFPENLSVGEHSLSVRVRDLFGQEFVREKRFRVEPPLKFGQAIE, encoded by the coding sequence ATGAAATGGATGGCGTTCATCCTGGCCGCATTGCCTGTAATGGGAACGGCACAGATGGTAAAGGGATTTGTATACCAGGACCAGAATGGCAATGGTAAAAAAGATAAAAAGGAAAAAGGTATTGAAGGGGTATGCGTGTCCAACGGGCAGCAGATTGTGCAGACCGACGCCCGTGGCGGGTACAGTCTGCCCCTGGGCAATGACAATACCATCTTTGTGATCAAACCTGCCGGCTACAGGCTGCCGCAGGATGCCCGCCATTTCCCTTTATTCTATTACACGCATAAGCCGCAGGGAAGTCCGGCCGGCCTGCGTTACGCGGGAACAGCGCCTACCGGGCCATTGCCGGCTTCAGTGGATCTTGCGCTGATCCCCTATGCGGAGCCGGATACTTTTACCGCCGTGGTCATGGGTGATCCCCAGACCATCAATGAAACGGAGATGGATTATTTTTCCCGTGGCATTATGGATGAACTGAAGGGAAACCATGGTGCGCAGTTCGGGATCACGTTGGGAGATCTGCTGGGCGACAGGCTCCATCTCTACGATGCCTACAAGCAGGCTATCAGCAAGGCCCGTATTCCCTGGTTCAATGTGATGGGCAACCATGATATGAACCTGGACGTAAAAACAGATTCTCTTTCGGATGAAACCTATGAAGCCCATTTCGGGCCGGTCAACTTTGCGTTCAATTTCGGAAAAGCGCATTTCCTCCTGCTGGATGATATCCTCTATCCCAACCCCCAAACAGGTAAAGGGTATATCGGGGGCTTCCGGGAGGATCAGTGGACCTTTATTGAAAATGACCTGCGCCTGGTGCGGAAAGACCAGCTGATTGTACTGGCCTTTCATATCCCGCTGGACCTGCATGGCGGAGAATGGTTCCGTGAGCAGGATCGCGTGAGACTGTTTGGCCTGCTGAAGGATTTTCCGCAGGTCCTGGTCCTTTCCGCCCATAGTCACCTCCAGCAGCAATTCCTGTATACGGGGAAAGACGGCTGGGAAAGAGCGCAGCCATTACATGAATACAATGTGGCCGCGGCCTGTGGCGATTTTTATTATGGCGAACCCGATGCAAAGGGCATCCCTGCTGCTACTATGCGCGATGGTACGCCCAAAGGATACGCTCTGCTAAAATGCAGCGGCAATCAATATGCTATTGATTACAAAGCGGCCGGTTACCCGGCGGACTACCGCATGTCCATCAATATTCCAAAAGTGATCCCTTTTCAACAGCGTACCAGTGCTATGATCTTTACCAATTTTTTCATGGGACATAAGAATGACCTGGTGGAACTGTCTTTTGATGAAGGAGAATGGAAAAAGATGGTGCATGTATCACAGGCGGATCCGGATTACCTGGCCCTGCAATACCGGTGGGATGTGTCAGATACCCTGCTGGCCGGCAGACGTCCCAGTATGGTGGTGCCTTCCACCCATTTGTGGGCGGCCTATTTCCCCGAAAACCTATCAGTGGGAGAACATAGTTTGAGCGTCAGGGTGAGGGATTTGTTCGGGCAGGAATTTGTGCGGGAAAAACGCTTCCGGGTGGAACCGCCCCTGAAATTTGGACAAGCCATCGAATGA
- a CDS encoding DUF4434 domain-containing protein, protein MKMQQLFLVTALLLCWGCNKKEGKGGDEEKPAIDKAAILAQVKATRMLNDYNDEGCYVYYLGGVATAPEATMGRSLSTADKHEGRAAFKLDYRFTGKSMSAAPEAAFLEQNWADYRPDLGFHPLGVSLWVKGRTGQSDALRLVLIQDETLQATRDQRAYFQYTDATILSSDSWQQLVIPYEAFTRFKSITGRETLQLNRVVGYRIEVVSSSQQSHTGSFLVDQLEQYTNYDPSFSTPQFSSIFIQLGASYAQEDWRAAFRACKEVNIDTWIIQYSHGYGSQNNISWYSNTAASWNTVEYPIIDSMVAAAEETGFKLIFGLYGGDYGTDISNASVYNNLYERNKIVLDELYDKFAASPSFAGWYITEEFHDGTYPVGWHKDPARGLLANYLQRVAAHAKSKARQFPVQIAPALFRGMPADKCGEWFKTLFQQTPDIDFLYLQDIGGRCFVDIDVDLPNYFAEIKKACIETGVEFGVDIESFQYCWCPDVPYHAKEWEEVKEQLLVAGLFTSHITNFSWLTFKPGLNSFEGYKAYLKANNLIN, encoded by the coding sequence ATGAAAATGCAACAACTCTTTCTCGTCACTGCCTTGCTGCTCTGCTGGGGTTGTAATAAAAAAGAAGGAAAGGGTGGGGACGAAGAAAAACCCGCTATTGATAAGGCAGCCATACTGGCACAGGTAAAGGCCACGCGGATGCTGAACGATTATAATGATGAAGGCTGTTATGTCTATTACCTGGGAGGTGTAGCCACGGCGCCCGAAGCTACTATGGGCCGTAGCCTCAGCACAGCCGACAAACACGAAGGCCGGGCGGCTTTCAAACTGGACTACCGGTTTACGGGCAAGTCAATGAGCGCCGCTCCGGAAGCGGCTTTCCTGGAACAGAACTGGGCGGATTACCGGCCTGACCTGGGCTTTCATCCCCTGGGCGTCTCGCTCTGGGTGAAAGGCAGGACGGGCCAATCCGATGCGCTGCGCCTGGTGCTTATACAGGATGAGACACTGCAGGCCACCCGCGACCAGCGCGCTTATTTCCAGTATACAGACGCAACTATCCTCAGCAGCGATAGCTGGCAGCAGCTGGTGATCCCCTATGAAGCCTTCACCCGCTTCAAATCCATTACCGGCAGGGAGACCCTACAGCTGAACAGGGTAGTGGGCTATCGCATTGAAGTGGTGAGCAGCAGCCAGCAATCCCATACCGGCAGTTTCCTGGTAGACCAGCTGGAGCAGTACACCAACTATGATCCCAGTTTCTCCACCCCACAGTTCTCCAGCATCTTTATCCAGCTGGGCGCCAGCTATGCACAGGAGGATTGGCGGGCTGCTTTCCGCGCCTGCAAAGAAGTGAATATTGATACCTGGATCATCCAGTACAGCCATGGCTACGGCAGCCAGAACAATATTTCCTGGTACAGCAATACGGCCGCCTCCTGGAATACGGTGGAATATCCCATCATCGACAGCATGGTGGCCGCCGCAGAAGAAACCGGTTTCAAGCTGATCTTCGGTCTCTATGGCGGAGACTATGGTACCGATATAAGTAATGCCAGCGTATACAACAACCTCTACGAGCGGAATAAGATAGTACTGGATGAGCTCTATGATAAATTTGCCGCCAGTCCAAGCTTTGCCGGCTGGTATATAACGGAAGAATTCCATGACGGCACCTATCCCGTTGGCTGGCATAAGGACCCGGCCCGCGGCCTGCTGGCCAATTATCTCCAGCGGGTGGCGGCCCATGCCAAATCCAAAGCCAGGCAGTTTCCTGTCCAGATTGCACCGGCCCTGTTCCGGGGTATGCCGGCAGATAAATGCGGGGAATGGTTCAAAACCCTGTTCCAGCAGACACCGGATATTGATTTCCTCTACCTGCAGGATATAGGTGGCCGCTGCTTTGTTGACATTGATGTGGACCTGCCCAACTATTTTGCCGAGATCAAAAAAGCCTGTATAGAAACAGGCGTTGAATTTGGGGTAGATATTGAGTCTTTCCAATATTGCTGGTGCCCGGACGTACCTTATCATGCCAAGGAATGGGAGGAAGTGAAAGAACAATTACTGGTGGCGGGATTGTTCACCAGCCATATTACTAATTTCAGCTGGCTTACCTTTAAGCCCGGTCTCAATAGCTTTGAAGGTTACAAAGCTTACCTGAAAGCCAATAACCTGATCAACTGA
- a CDS encoding RagB/SusD family nutrient uptake outer membrane protein → MKLLNTIRNCFIASLVIGMTGCSVDPELTDVYPEEVAWSSEANMELSLNKFYPLIGQTYYTSAIQQDALSDVLKMNSPTAEQNLLALGSTIITPASNLLGNWSWGYTWVKTCNEFLDGLQTKGGHLPEATRLRAEAEVRFFRAYVYFEMAKRYSASLVLFDKLPELGNSNHARSTEAEGWDFIAADLDYAANNLPPTVEAAKRGKLTKGAAYALKARAMLYAKRWKASTDAVEALDQLNMYDLHPNYAGLFMQRRSSPIENKESIVEFGYSTPNFGYSFDYFFCPPGDRGYAQVSPTEDLVSQYQMADGADFSWSNTELAAHPYKNREPRFYASILFDSASWKGRRIQAYEGGTDGWAVGGGTTCTGYYMRKLFDSTVKTQDVGFQPGELTYYFIRYAEVLLIYAEACVEQNRYEDGLAALNKVRRRAGFTTDLTAGSKEDFMRLLRHERMIELAFEGHRYWDLRRWGLASSVLNGTNVTGTRITKKTDGSFTYQQVDADNGRKRLYPERYNRFPIPSSEISTNLLIDQYDEWK, encoded by the coding sequence ATGAAACTCTTGAACACAATACGGAATTGTTTTATCGCCTCGCTGGTGATTGGCATGACGGGCTGCAGCGTGGATCCCGAGCTGACGGATGTATATCCGGAAGAAGTGGCCTGGTCCAGCGAAGCCAATATGGAATTATCCCTGAATAAATTTTACCCGCTCATAGGACAAACCTATTATACATCTGCTATCCAGCAGGATGCGCTGAGCGATGTACTGAAAATGAACTCGCCTACAGCAGAGCAGAACCTGCTGGCCCTGGGCTCTACCATCATCACGCCCGCCAGCAACCTGCTGGGTAACTGGAGCTGGGGCTATACCTGGGTCAAGACCTGTAACGAGTTCCTGGATGGCCTGCAGACCAAGGGCGGTCACCTGCCGGAAGCTACCCGCCTGCGTGCGGAAGCGGAAGTGCGTTTCTTCCGGGCCTATGTTTATTTTGAAATGGCCAAACGATACAGCGCCAGCCTGGTCCTGTTTGATAAACTGCCGGAGCTGGGTAATAGCAATCATGCCCGCAGCACAGAAGCAGAAGGCTGGGACTTTATTGCCGCCGATCTGGACTATGCCGCCAATAACCTGCCGCCCACTGTGGAAGCTGCCAAAAGAGGCAAGCTGACCAAAGGCGCCGCCTATGCGCTGAAAGCCCGCGCCATGCTCTATGCCAAACGCTGGAAAGCCAGTACGGATGCAGTAGAAGCACTGGATCAGCTGAATATGTACGACCTGCACCCCAACTATGCCGGTCTGTTCATGCAGCGCCGCTCCAGCCCCATAGAGAACAAAGAAAGCATTGTGGAGTTTGGTTATTCTACCCCCAACTTCGGTTACTCTTTCGACTATTTCTTCTGCCCGCCCGGTGACAGGGGCTATGCACAGGTAAGTCCTACGGAAGACCTGGTGTCCCAATACCAGATGGCTGATGGCGCTGATTTCAGCTGGAGCAATACCGAGCTGGCTGCCCATCCCTACAAGAACCGCGAACCCCGTTTTTATGCCAGTATCCTGTTCGACAGCGCTTCCTGGAAAGGGCGCCGCATCCAGGCCTATGAAGGCGGCACAGATGGCTGGGCCGTAGGCGGTGGTACTACCTGCACCGGTTATTATATGCGCAAACTGTTTGACAGCACCGTGAAAACGCAGGATGTAGGTTTTCAACCCGGTGAGCTGACCTATTATTTCATCCGCTATGCAGAAGTGCTGCTGATCTATGCGGAAGCCTGCGTAGAGCAGAACCGCTATGAGGATGGACTGGCTGCGCTGAACAAAGTGCGCAGAAGGGCCGGCTTCACTACCGACCTGACAGCAGGCAGCAAGGAAGATTTTATGCGCCTCCTGCGTCATGAGCGTATGATAGAACTGGCTTTTGAAGGTCACCGCTACTGGGACCTTCGTCGCTGGGGCCTGGCATCCTCTGTGCTGAACGGCACCAATGTGACCGGTACCAGGATCACCAAAAAAACAGATGGTTCCTTTACCTATCAGCAGGTGGATGCAGACAATGGCAGGAAACGCTTGTATCCTGAACGGTACAACCGCTTCCCGATCCCCAGCAGTGAGATCTCCACCAACCTGCTGATAGACCAATATGATGAATGGAAATAA
- a CDS encoding TonB-dependent receptor, giving the protein MPNIDLRKPQPGLLAAAAGMSARTPQPSRRTAQKPCGQPAFRRMPFRAFPFLLAFVLVAAGMGLSLPASAHTTVAAFQTPYKGTVLDSAGNPLAGATISLKGTDIAVLSDADGSFTINARAGEVLVVNYVGYQSMEQKLGSNTSLRITLSQSKGNLDEVVVVGYGTQNRSKVVGSVAQINGKELKTAPTATLSAMLQGRLPGLVSRQPSGQPGSDGANLLIRGLNSLGGYGPLIIVDGVERPFPAINPDEVESISILKDAAASAVYGVRGSAGVILVTTKRGGTGKPVINFNSSLALSTNTNFPEFLSGPEYVQYYNKAQEMDGVAENARRFTADEIDRITNGDPQGVFANTDWFNLLFKDQAPVYTNNLSISGGSDRVKFFASIGAYNQEGIIDRTSYDRYNVRLNLDAKVTNNFTASVNLAVRKNDTREPGLTAGVGNTYASIFAQALMSYPYLPAYTASGMPVGSSNAGNGNQNPLAARDLSGLNHTRQNRFEGSITLKYDVPFVQGLNLKMNMAYDKNHTMQKKYLLPYMLSVYNNSTKQFTEAYARHALTGTATLNQWFTEGERMTMQPSINYTNSFGKHNVGGMVLYEYMRDENNSMSAGRRNYTITDIMDLNYGEEVIDDLVKGGHNMFHRGGFAARFSYDYAGKYLVEITGRADATPYLPSYNRWGYFPGLALGWRISEEDFFKNAVPFMENLKIRASLGRLGNDRSLDYAYLRTVNLGVNPVVMIGDKLSRPLNVTLVPNDKLKWETTTTYNAGFESSMWNGLLGVELDVFYAKTTDILQSQGGMAPSLGGWYDTRVNYGIVDNRGLELVLNHRNTIGEVNYRVRGNVSWARNKVILTREDANTPGHLRTTGRSMGVKYGFVSDGLFQTADEVANAPIYGPTLPGDIRLKDLNGDGRITWDQDRAIIGRSATPEMLFGFNVGADFRNFDLNLFFQGAALTDVALGGYYSNSAIYDNTFYTMPFYQDGNSPRYLLEGSWTPENTNAKYPRLSTLGRTNGGKFSNWWVKDASYLRLKSAQIGYSIPEVWTRKANIQRVRVYASGSNLFTISGLDYLDPEMPDVNQGYYPQQRLYEFGVSVTF; this is encoded by the coding sequence ATGCCAAACATTGATCTTCGCAAACCGCAACCCGGGTTGCTGGCGGCTGCTGCCGGTATGTCAGCAAGAACGCCTCAGCCATCCCGGCGTACTGCACAAAAGCCCTGCGGCCAGCCTGCTTTCAGGCGGATGCCGTTCCGCGCTTTTCCTTTCCTGCTGGCCTTTGTGCTGGTAGCTGCCGGTATGGGTCTGTCCCTTCCTGCCAGCGCCCATACAACAGTGGCCGCATTCCAGACGCCTTATAAAGGCACGGTCCTGGATTCTGCAGGCAACCCGCTGGCCGGTGCTACTATCAGTCTCAAAGGAACTGATATAGCCGTGCTGTCAGACGCGGATGGTTCTTTCACCATCAACGCCAGGGCCGGCGAAGTGCTGGTCGTCAATTATGTGGGCTACCAGTCCATGGAACAGAAACTGGGCAGCAATACCAGCCTGCGCATCACCCTTTCCCAATCCAAAGGAAACCTGGATGAAGTAGTGGTTGTAGGTTATGGTACGCAGAACAGGTCCAAAGTTGTGGGCTCCGTGGCGCAGATCAACGGCAAGGAGCTGAAGACTGCCCCCACCGCTACACTCTCCGCTATGCTGCAGGGCCGCCTGCCTGGTCTCGTGAGCCGCCAGCCAAGTGGTCAGCCCGGCAGCGATGGCGCCAACCTGCTGATCCGCGGTCTCAACTCGCTCGGTGGTTATGGTCCGCTCATTATTGTAGATGGTGTGGAAAGACCGTTCCCGGCCATCAATCCTGACGAGGTAGAAAGTATTTCTATCCTGAAAGATGCGGCCGCCTCCGCTGTTTACGGGGTGCGCGGCAGCGCCGGTGTGATCCTGGTGACCACCAAAAGAGGCGGTACCGGCAAACCGGTCATCAATTTCAACTCTTCCCTGGCGCTCAGCACCAATACCAATTTCCCGGAATTCCTCAGCGGCCCTGAATATGTACAATATTATAACAAGGCCCAGGAAATGGATGGGGTAGCAGAGAATGCCCGTCGCTTCACAGCTGATGAAATTGATCGTATCACCAATGGCGATCCCCAGGGTGTATTTGCCAATACTGACTGGTTCAACCTGCTCTTCAAAGACCAGGCTCCTGTTTATACCAATAACCTGAGCATCTCAGGCGGGTCCGACAGGGTGAAATTCTTTGCGTCTATCGGCGCCTATAACCAGGAAGGTATTATCGACCGCACTTCCTATGATCGCTACAACGTACGCCTGAACCTGGATGCTAAGGTGACCAACAACTTTACCGCCTCCGTAAACCTGGCCGTACGCAAGAATGATACACGTGAGCCGGGCCTCACCGCCGGTGTGGGCAATACCTACGCTTCTATCTTTGCACAGGCGCTGATGTCCTATCCCTACCTGCCGGCCTACACGGCTTCCGGGATGCCGGTAGGCAGCAGCAACGCGGGGAATGGCAACCAGAACCCGCTGGCAGCCCGTGACCTATCCGGTCTGAACCATACCCGTCAGAACCGTTTTGAAGGTAGCATCACCCTGAAATATGATGTTCCCTTTGTGCAGGGCCTGAACCTGAAGATGAACATGGCCTACGATAAGAACCATACCATGCAGAAGAAATACCTGCTGCCTTATATGCTGTCGGTATACAACAACTCCACCAAACAGTTCACGGAAGCCTATGCCCGTCACGCCCTCACCGGAACAGCCACCCTCAACCAGTGGTTCACAGAAGGGGAGCGTATGACCATGCAGCCTTCTATCAACTATACCAACAGCTTTGGTAAGCACAATGTAGGTGGTATGGTGCTGTATGAATACATGCGGGATGAGAACAACAGCATGTCCGCCGGCAGAAGGAACTATACCATCACGGATATCATGGACCTCAACTATGGGGAAGAAGTGATAGACGACCTGGTAAAGGGCGGTCACAATATGTTCCACCGCGGTGGTTTTGCCGCCCGCTTCAGCTATGATTATGCCGGAAAGTATCTGGTGGAAATTACCGGTCGCGCAGACGCCACGCCCTACCTGCCCAGCTACAACCGTTGGGGCTATTTCCCCGGTCTGGCCCTGGGCTGGCGCATCTCTGAAGAGGACTTCTTCAAAAATGCCGTTCCCTTTATGGAGAACCTGAAGATCCGTGCTTCACTGGGCCGGCTGGGTAATGACCGCAGCCTGGATTATGCCTACCTGCGGACCGTTAACCTGGGGGTGAACCCCGTGGTGATGATCGGCGATAAATTGTCCCGCCCCCTGAACGTGACCCTGGTGCCCAACGATAAACTGAAATGGGAAACCACCACTACCTACAATGCCGGCTTTGAGAGCAGCATGTGGAATGGCCTGCTGGGCGTGGAATTAGATGTTTTCTATGCCAAGACAACTGATATCCTGCAATCACAGGGTGGTATGGCCCCCTCCCTTGGCGGCTGGTATGATACCCGCGTCAACTACGGTATTGTAGACAACCGTGGTCTTGAGCTGGTGCTGAACCACCGGAACACTATTGGTGAGGTGAACTACCGCGTCAGGGGCAATGTATCCTGGGCCCGCAATAAAGTGATCCTGACCAGGGAAGACGCCAATACCCCCGGGCACCTGCGCACTACCGGCCGGTCCATGGGTGTTAAATATGGTTTTGTATCCGATGGACTTTTCCAGACAGCAGATGAGGTTGCCAATGCACCCATCTATGGACCTACACTGCCCGGTGATATCCGGCTGAAAGACCTGAATGGCGACGGCCGCATTACCTGGGACCAGGACCGTGCCATCATTGGCCGCAGCGCTACTCCTGAAATGCTATTCGGTTTCAATGTGGGCGCCGACTTCAGGAATTTTGACCTCAACCTGTTCTTCCAGGGCGCTGCACTTACAGATGTAGCCCTGGGTGGTTATTACAGTAACAGCGCTATCTACGACAACACTTTTTACACTATGCCTTTCTACCAGGATGGCAACTCGCCCCGGTATCTGCTGGAAGGCAGCTGGACCCCTGAGAACACCAATGCCAAATATCCCCGCCTCAGCACCCTGGGCCGGACCAATGGCGGTAAGTTCTCCAACTGGTGGGTAAAGGACGCCTCTTACCTGCGTTTGAAAAGCGCCCAGATCGGTTACAGCATTCCTGAGGTATGGACCCGCAAGGCCAATATCCAGCGTGTACGGGTATACGCTTCCGGTAGTAATCTGTTCACCATCTCCGGACTGGACTACCTGGACCCGGAAATGCCCGATGTGAACCAGGGCTATTACCCGCAACAGCGTTTGTATGAATTTGGTGTCAGCGTAACCTTCTAA